GGAGCATACCGGAACAGCATACTGAGCGCCAGCCGCTTGCTGAAGCCGTTGCGGGCTTGCGGGCACCTTTCAACTGTCAGCTCAGGGACCCATTCGCACATCAGCCGCTAACCGGTTCACACCACCCACCGGCTCTCTGTGTAGCTTGGCTTAACGACTACTTGCTCCCGTCCACGCTGTTGTTTCCAGTCATTGTATCGAACGCGGACGAAGGTGTCAACTGAATTTCCAATTACTCGTCCTATATTCATCCACTCCTGCATACGTTATAATAATTATTACGAAAAAGGATAAAAGGAGATCAGAGCCTTGTCCATGACCATTCAACGAATCTTGACGAACGTGACCGCACTGGTATGCTTGGTGATGCTTGTCCTCATCTTCACCCAAAAGCAGCCCCCTGACTTAACATGGCTAAGTGTCGACAGTGTTCAAAACTTCAAAACATTGTTCATCAGCATCGTGCTGGAGGCGATGCCGTTCGTCCTCCTTGGCGTGCTCGTGTCGGCGCTGCTGCAGACGTTCGTCTCCGAGCAGACTGTACGCCGCTGGGCTCCGAAAAATCCGGTGCTCGGTGTAATGTTCGCCTGCGTGCTCGGCATCATATTCCCGCTGTGCGAATGCGGCATGATCCCCGTCATCCGGCGCCTCATCCGCAAGGGACTGCCCGTCTACACTGCCGTCGTGTTCATTCTGGCCGGTCCGATTATCAATCCAGTCGTATACGCCTCGACCTTCATGGCGTTCCGCACGCGGCCAGAAATTGCATATTCACGCATGGCGCTCGCCTTCGTCGTCGCCGCGACGGTCGGACTTCTCGTATACCGGCTCGTGCGCACCAATCCGCTGCGCGCTGCTCATGCTCACACGCACGAGAACACCCATACGGCGGCGGCTCATTCACATGCACACGAGCACGACCACTCACACGATCATTCGCACGAGAAGCCGGGCCGATTACACCGCATTTCCAGCGTGTTCGGACACGCGTCGGACGAGTTTTTCGATATGGGCAAATATTTAATCTTCGGCGCCTTGCTGACCGCACTTATTCAAACGTTCATGTCCAGAGAAAGTCTCGTGTCCATCGGTGAAGGACCACTCAGCTCGCACCTGTTCATGATGGGCTTCGCTTACGTGCTGTCGCTGTGCTCGACGTCGGACGCCTTCGTCGCCTCCTCGTTCGCCACGACGTTCTCAACCGGTTCACTGGTGACGTTCCTCGTCTTCGGACCGATGATCGATCTGAAGGGGACACTGATGATGCTGTCTGCGTTCCGCGTCAAGTTCGTGCTGTTAATTATTACGCTCGTCACTATTGTGACATTGGCCGGTTCTCTTGTGCTCGAACGTATCGTATTCTGATCTGAAGAGGTGAGCTTAACCTATGAATCCGCGTATCATCAGCTTCCACCATGCGCTTAAGGCAATCATTCTGCTCGGCTTCGCCGGCTATATCGCCCACTTGGTGCAGACCGACCTTATACTGCTATATATCGCGCCCAAGATGGTAGATTATGTGAAATGGTCAGCCGTGGCGCTGTACGCTGTCTCGGTGCATCAAGGGTATCGCGCATACAAGGCTTGGCGAACACCGCCTTCCGATTGCGGCTGCGGTCATGATCATACGCCATCCCGATCGTTGCTTAAGAATACGGTCGTATACGGCCTGTTCATTTTACCGCTCTTGATGGGCTTCCTGTTGCCCGACACGTCGCTCAGCAGCAGCCTCGCGGCGAAGAAGGGGATGAACCTGAGCAGCGCCAGCTCCGTGAAGAAGGAGTCGAGCGCAGCGACGAGCAGCTCTCAGACGACACCTGCGGCACCTGTGCCCGAGCAGGGAACGACTGAAGGCAACGCGCAGACGTCCGCAGCAGACGAGCTGTTCCCGTCTGACAAGTTTACGAAGCAATATGCCGATCACGCGAAGAAGCTGTACCGCGAGGATGTCATCCGGGTACCTGAGGAGTTTTACATCGAGACGTTAACGTCCGTGGATCTGTATCTAGACCGCTTCGTTGGCAAAAAGCTGGAGCTGACCGGCTTCGTATATCGTCAAGAGGACATGAAGGACAATCAGTTCGTCGTCGGCCGCTTCTCGATTCAATGCTGCTCGGCAGATGCCGCCCCTTACGGCATACTTGCCGAGTATGACCGTGCCAAGACGCTGGCTGACGACAGCTGGGTGACAGTGACGGGCACCATCGAGAAGACGACGTTCAACGAAGTGGAGATTATGGTGCTGAAGATTGAGAAAATCGCAAAGGCGGAGCCAGCCGCAACTCCGTATGTATATCCGAACATGAATTTCGGTGCCTAGTCAGCTGATGGCTCCTCAGCGCCTAGAGTTGCCTCATCCATTCGCTCGAGCAGTCGCTGTACGGTCTTCACCGTATCGGCGTACAGCGGCCGATAATCGAGTCCCTCTACAAATTGCAGGAACGTTGCACCAATTACTCTTACTTGTGCGGTATACGCTTGCTTGTCCACCTCGTACACTGCGACCGGTCTTGGCTCCTGATCTTGGCGCTCCTCGACCTCGACCAGCTCAAGCTTGGCCTGCGAGATTGGCTTGACGATGAATGAGAATGCACGGCATTCCGGGTCACCGCAGCCGCAGCAGAAGAACGGAACGCGCTCCCAAGCCTCGATTCCAGCCCATCGATTCGGCGCAACCTCCTCCAGCGTGCTCAGCAGCAGTGCCGGCAAGCCAACGTCTACACACAACGGCTCGTCAACGACGACTTCCCCGTCAATGACGAGCAAGGCATCCGCATGAACAATCTGAAGGTCTGCATCGAACGACCAATTGCGATAAGTAAGCTCTAATGACATTTTCCCTGCCTCCTCTCCCTCTATGCGATGTGGACATAATTACCAACCCTAATCTGCGTAATCATTTGAACGATGGTACATACTACCTACAGAACGGAGGTGATTAAGATGGGCGCAGGACAATCCCGCAGCAGCAACGCTTTAGTCGTTCCACAGGCCTCCCAGGCTCTGGACCAGTTGAAGTATGAGGTTGCTCAAGAGCTGGGCATCCAAATTCCTCAGGACGGTTACTATGGCTTCATGGCAACTCGTGACACTGGGGCAATTGGTGGCCACATCACACGTCGTCTGGTTCAAATCGCCGAGCAGCAGCTTGCAGGCAAGTTCACAAGATAATGAAGCCTCACGAATACTTTGTGAGCGGTCCTTCGCAGGGCCGCTTTTTCCTGTACTGCCGTACTGCTCTGTACAGACGGCTTGAACCACTAGGCTATATCCTATCATTATATACGATATCAACTCCGCGCAAAACCGTTTGCTCGCGAAGAACAGGCCCCCGGAGAAGCCGGAGACCTGTTACGAATGGTATAATATTAAATAATGCCCTGCCTTGCCACTACTCAAATCTCGATGCTTTCGACTTGTCGACTATGCTTGCCATGTTGTAGTTAGACTCGAACGTCACACTCGTGCATAGCTGGTTTTGCCTCATGGCGAACTCGAACTGAATTTCTCCATGCGACCACTTCTTCAGCTTCAACGATTCAAGCGCCATGCGAGTCATCGAAAGCTGATGGCTTTCGGTTAAGCCGCTCTCCGTCCGTCTGAGCTCCGTCCCGCGGCCCTCAATCGGAAAATGACGAATACCGAACTTGCCAATCACATTGTTGCGAATCTGAATAAACACCGTACCTGAAGTCAAATGCGCCAGCTCTTCCTTAAGCTCACGAAACGCAAGCTCCAACTGTCTTGCCAATGGCAATTGCTCCAAGATCAAAACCGATACCACCTTTCACTTTGAAGATATGTTATTATATGTATCAACAAGATGCAATCCGATTATATGACAAAATGTGTAAATGATCAACAAAAAATTCACTAATTTATAGTAAATTTATCTTATTATCGCCTCATATCCCCCTCTGTAAGGTAGACCAAAACTTACATCAGGTGGTATAATTACCTAAACCATGAACCATGACCAAGGTCTAACCGCCTATTACTGAACCAACAGTTCCTGCTCTTAATCGGGACCTGTTAGGGAAGCTCCACAAGCTCGCATAGTCGAATGTAGAGCCTTGCTTCGCCCGTTCGTCTAGCCGCGAAGGTGCCGTACTAGCGGAATGGTTGGTTTCTAATTTTTTAGTTGAAGGAGTTGTTTGGATGAACTTTTGGTCCGGTCTATCGTTCAAGGCGAAGCTTCAGCTGGGCTGCTATACGATCGTAGCCTTGTACAGTATTGCAGCCTTAATTGTGCTGCTGCAATCCTCGATTAACGCAGCTGCAGGCATTACCGTGCTCGTGCTGCTCGCAGGTCTTAGCTATCCTTTCGTACGATTTCTTGAGAGAGCGCTTACAGAGCCGATTAGCGATATATCTCGAGCGGCGATGAACATCGCCAAGGGCGATTTTACGACGAGAATTGAGCTGCAATCTGATGATGCTCTGGGCGAGCTTGCCACCTCCTTCAATCGGATGACCGACAAGCTGCGCGACATTCTACAGGAAACAGGTAAGGCAACACGTCACGTCTCTGATTCGAGTCGCGACATCTTCTCGCGCAACGAGAGGATGAAGACAGTACTGGAGGAGGCTGCTGTTGCGGCGAACGAGCTTGCAGCGGGCGCTCAGCAAATATCGGAAGAAATCTGCACCGCCTCGAGCGCGACGAAGGATATCGAGCTGAAGGTATCGAGCTATACTGCCTCGTCCCGTGAGATGAACGATCGATCCGATCAGATGCTCCAGCTCATTCACAAGGGCATACATACAGTCGAGACGCAGAGCGACGGTGTACGCAAAAATGTAGAAGCAACCGCCAACGTATCGAGTACGATCCACTCGCTCGCCGAGCTGACCAAGGGGATCTCCAACATGACGCACTCCATCTCGGAAATTGCCGAGCAGACAAACCTGCTGTCTCTGAACGCCTCCATCGAGGCCGCTCGCGCAGGTGAGCACGGTAAAGGCTTCGCCGTCGTCGCCCAAGAGGTGCGCAAGCT
Above is a genomic segment from Paenibacillus sp. YYML68 containing:
- a CDS encoding permease; translation: MSMTIQRILTNVTALVCLVMLVLIFTQKQPPDLTWLSVDSVQNFKTLFISIVLEAMPFVLLGVLVSALLQTFVSEQTVRRWAPKNPVLGVMFACVLGIIFPLCECGMIPVIRRLIRKGLPVYTAVVFILAGPIINPVVYASTFMAFRTRPEIAYSRMALAFVVAATVGLLVYRLVRTNPLRAAHAHTHENTHTAAAHSHAHEHDHSHDHSHEKPGRLHRISSVFGHASDEFFDMGKYLIFGALLTALIQTFMSRESLVSIGEGPLSSHLFMMGFAYVLSLCSTSDAFVASSFATTFSTGSLVTFLVFGPMIDLKGTLMMLSAFRVKFVLLIITLVTIVTLAGSLVLERIVF
- a CDS encoding methyl-accepting chemotaxis protein; amino-acid sequence: MNFWSGLSFKAKLQLGCYTIVALYSIAALIVLLQSSINAAAGITVLVLLAGLSYPFVRFLERALTEPISDISRAAMNIAKGDFTTRIELQSDDALGELATSFNRMTDKLRDILQETGKATRHVSDSSRDIFSRNERMKTVLEEAAVAANELAAGAQQISEEICTASSATKDIELKVSSYTASSREMNDRSDQMLQLIHKGIHTVETQSDGVRKNVEATANVSSTIHSLAELTKGISNMTHSISEIAEQTNLLSLNASIEAARAGEHGKGFAVVAQEVRKLAEQSTTSTKEVFALVRSIEQGIKEALASMSENERVVQEQTQLISETEAVFADIVNSVTFITEQIATFAKESEQMLGSAEHISATMENISAITQQSAAGTEQVSASMQEQIAAVQAIVAQSEQMTKLVTQLQHTINVFKV
- a CDS encoding alpha/beta-type small acid-soluble spore protein yields the protein MGAGQSRSSNALVVPQASQALDQLKYEVAQELGIQIPQDGYYGFMATRDTGAIGGHITRRLVQIAEQQLAGKFTR
- a CDS encoding TIGR03943 family putative permease subunit codes for the protein MNPRIISFHHALKAIILLGFAGYIAHLVQTDLILLYIAPKMVDYVKWSAVALYAVSVHQGYRAYKAWRTPPSDCGCGHDHTPSRSLLKNTVVYGLFILPLLMGFLLPDTSLSSSLAAKKGMNLSSASSVKKESSAATSSSQTTPAAPVPEQGTTEGNAQTSAADELFPSDKFTKQYADHAKKLYREDVIRVPEEFYIETLTSVDLYLDRFVGKKLELTGFVYRQEDMKDNQFVVGRFSIQCCSADAAPYGILAEYDRAKTLADDSWVTVTGTIEKTTFNEVEIMVLKIEKIAKAEPAATPYVYPNMNFGA
- a CDS encoding O-methyltransferase; the protein is MILEQLPLARQLELAFRELKEELAHLTSGTVFIQIRNNVIGKFGIRHFPIEGRGTELRRTESGLTESHQLSMTRMALESLKLKKWSHGEIQFEFAMRQNQLCTSVTFESNYNMASIVDKSKASRFE